One Corynebacterium uterequi DNA segment encodes these proteins:
- the nrdE gene encoding class 1b ribonucleoside-diphosphate reductase subunit alpha, with the protein MTAHSATILGQQSPDSPAHDQLDYHALNALLNLYSEDGQIQFDKDREAANQYFLQHVNQNTVYFHDLEEKLKYLVENRYYDPTVLQRYDADFIKSLYKRAYAFKFRFKSFLGAFKYYTSYTLKTFDGNRYLERFEDRVAMTALYLAGGDTALAEHLVDEIMSGRFQPATPTFLNAGKAQRGELVSCFLLRIEDNMESIGRAINSALQLSKRGGGVALLLSNLRESGAPIKHIENQSSGVIPVMKLLEDSFSYANQLGARQGAGAVYLNAHHPDIMKFLDTKRENADEKIRIKTLSLGVLIPDITFELAKRNDDMYLFSPYDVERIYGKPFGDISVSEHYWEMVEDDRIRKAKINARQFFQTLAEIQFESGYPYIMFEDTVNRANPVEGRINMSNLCSEILQVNTPSVLNEDLTFDVIGHDISCNLGSLNIAMTVDSPDFAQTIETAVRGLTSVSDQTSIESVPSVREGNKASHAIGLGQMNLHGYLGREHIEYGSDEALDFTNVYFAAVMYEAIKASNLIAKERGETFANFETSDYASGAFFDRYDPADFAPTTPRVKQIVEQSSMNVPTQQDWEQLKASVMEHGLYNAYLQAVPPTGSISYINNSTSSIHPIASKIEIRKEGKVGRVYYPAPHMDNENLDYFKDAYEIGYEKIIDTYAVATKYVDQGLSLTLFFKDTATTRDINRAQIYAWRKGIKTLYYIRLRQMALAGTEVEGCVSCML; encoded by the coding sequence GTGACTGCCCACTCCGCCACCATCCTGGGCCAGCAGAGCCCCGATAGCCCGGCACATGACCAGCTGGATTACCACGCCCTCAACGCCCTGCTGAACCTCTACAGCGAGGACGGCCAGATTCAGTTCGACAAGGATCGCGAAGCCGCCAACCAGTACTTCCTTCAGCACGTCAACCAGAACACGGTGTACTTCCACGACTTGGAAGAAAAGCTGAAGTACCTGGTGGAGAACCGCTACTACGATCCGACGGTGCTCCAGCGCTACGATGCTGACTTCATCAAGTCCCTGTACAAGCGGGCCTACGCGTTCAAATTCCGCTTCAAGTCCTTCCTTGGGGCGTTTAAGTACTACACCTCGTACACGCTGAAGACCTTCGACGGGAATCGCTACCTAGAGCGCTTCGAGGACCGCGTAGCCATGACGGCGCTCTACCTCGCGGGCGGGGATACCGCATTGGCTGAACACCTTGTGGATGAGATCATGTCCGGGCGCTTCCAGCCGGCGACGCCGACGTTCCTCAACGCCGGCAAGGCCCAGCGCGGCGAGCTGGTCTCCTGCTTCCTGCTGCGTATCGAAGACAATATGGAGTCCATCGGCCGGGCCATCAACTCCGCGCTGCAGCTGTCCAAGCGCGGCGGCGGCGTCGCCCTGCTGCTGAGCAACCTTCGGGAATCCGGCGCGCCGATCAAGCACATCGAGAACCAGTCCTCCGGAGTCATCCCCGTCATGAAGCTGTTGGAGGATTCCTTCTCCTACGCCAATCAGCTCGGCGCGCGACAGGGAGCCGGGGCGGTGTACCTCAACGCCCACCACCCGGACATCATGAAGTTCCTCGACACCAAGCGGGAGAATGCGGACGAGAAGATCCGCATCAAGACCCTCTCGCTCGGTGTGCTCATCCCGGACATCACGTTCGAGCTGGCCAAGCGTAACGACGACATGTACCTGTTCAGCCCGTACGACGTCGAGCGCATCTACGGCAAGCCCTTCGGCGACATCTCGGTGAGCGAGCACTACTGGGAGATGGTGGAGGACGACCGGATTCGCAAGGCCAAGATCAACGCCCGCCAGTTCTTCCAGACTCTGGCAGAGATCCAGTTCGAATCGGGCTACCCCTACATCATGTTCGAGGACACCGTGAATCGGGCCAACCCCGTTGAGGGGCGGATCAACATGTCCAACCTGTGCTCGGAGATCCTGCAGGTCAACACCCCGTCGGTGCTCAACGAGGACCTCACATTCGACGTCATCGGCCACGACATCTCCTGCAACCTCGGCTCGCTCAACATCGCCATGACGGTCGATTCCCCCGATTTCGCGCAGACGATCGAGACCGCGGTGCGGGGCCTGACCAGTGTGTCCGATCAGACGAGCATCGAGTCCGTCCCCAGCGTCCGGGAAGGAAACAAAGCGTCGCACGCCATCGGCCTTGGCCAGATGAACCTCCACGGCTACCTCGGCCGCGAACACATCGAGTACGGCTCGGACGAGGCACTGGATTTCACCAACGTCTACTTTGCGGCCGTGATGTACGAGGCGATTAAGGCCTCCAACCTCATCGCCAAGGAACGCGGAGAGACGTTCGCCAACTTCGAAACCTCCGACTACGCCAGCGGTGCCTTCTTCGACCGCTACGATCCAGCCGACTTCGCACCGACGACGCCGCGGGTCAAGCAGATCGTGGAGCAGTCCTCCATGAACGTTCCCACGCAGCAGGACTGGGAACAGCTCAAGGCGAGCGTCATGGAACACGGTCTCTACAACGCCTACCTCCAGGCCGTGCCGCCGACCGGATCCATCTCCTACATCAACAACTCCACGTCGTCCATCCACCCGATCGCCTCGAAGATCGAGATCCGCAAGGAGGGCAAGGTGGGTCGTGTCTACTACCCGGCCCCCCACATGGACAACGAGAACCTGGACTACTTCAAGGATGCCTACGAGATCGGCTACGAGAAGATCATCGACACCTACGCGGTAGCCACCAAATACGTGGACCAGGGCTTGTCGCTAACGCTCTTCTTCAAAGACACCGCCACCACCCGGGACATCAACCGGGCCCAGATCTACGCCTGGCGGAAGGGCATCAAGACCCTCTACTACATCCGCCTGCGTCAGATGGCCCTGGCCGGCACCGAGGTAGAGGGCTGCGTCAGCTGCATGCTGTAA
- the nrdH gene encoding glutaredoxin-like protein NrdH, translating to MSITVYTKPACVQCNATKKALDRAGLDYNLVDVSIDTDARDYIMALGYLQAPVVEVDGEHWSGFRPDRIRGLAKAAA from the coding sequence ATGTCCATCACCGTCTACACCAAGCCCGCGTGCGTTCAGTGCAACGCCACGAAGAAGGCACTGGACCGGGCCGGCCTGGACTACAACCTCGTCGACGTTTCCATCGATACCGATGCCCGTGACTACATCATGGCGCTGGGATACCTCCAGGCTCCGGTCGTCGAGGTCGACGGCGAGCACTGGTCTGGCTTCCGCCCGGATCGCATCCGCGGCCTGGCGAAGGCCGCAGCCTAG
- a CDS encoding FadR/GntR family transcriptional regulator: protein MASPQPSSATPLLTTVLESLGQRIVSGELQEGHTFTLQTIGDRFGISRTVAREAMRALEQLGLVASSRRVGITVLPRSNWAVFDPQVITWRMRSAAERPQQLQALTELRIAVEPIAAFNAAIHATDAQRAELLELAAELRRLGEDTHGKSSDFLRVDIRFHSLLLEASGNEMFIALIPSLLEALYGRTEFGLQPASPAHEALDAHDALAQAISSGDASGAEEQSRLLISEVRAALRRSR from the coding sequence ATGGCATCGCCCCAACCATCCTCCGCCACTCCCCTGCTCACTACTGTGTTGGAGAGCCTTGGCCAGCGCATTGTCTCCGGTGAGCTCCAGGAGGGGCACACCTTCACGCTGCAGACCATCGGCGATCGCTTCGGCATCTCCCGCACCGTGGCCCGTGAGGCCATGCGAGCGCTTGAGCAATTGGGGTTGGTGGCGTCCTCGCGGCGGGTGGGCATCACTGTGCTGCCACGAAGCAATTGGGCGGTGTTCGACCCACAGGTCATCACGTGGCGGATGCGCTCCGCCGCGGAACGTCCCCAGCAGCTGCAGGCACTCACCGAACTACGGATCGCCGTCGAACCCATCGCAGCGTTCAACGCCGCTATCCACGCCACCGACGCCCAACGGGCGGAGTTGTTGGAACTCGCCGCTGAGTTGCGTCGTCTCGGCGAGGACACGCACGGTAAATCTTCCGATTTCCTGCGCGTCGACATCCGCTTTCATTCCCTGCTGCTGGAGGCCTCGGGCAATGAGATGTTCATCGCTTTGATTCCCTCGCTGTTGGAGGCTCTCTACGGGCGCACGGAGTTCGGCCTCCAACCGGCCAGCCCGGCTCATGAGGCGCTCGACGCGCACGACGCGCTCGCCCAGGCCATCAGCTCGGGCGATGCAAGCGGCGCCGAGGAGCAGTCACGGCTACTTATCTCCGAGGTACGCGCCGCCCTCCGACGCAGCCGCTAG
- the nrdI gene encoding class Ib ribonucleoside-diphosphate reductase assembly flavoprotein NrdI, with translation MLVVYYSSATENTRRFVDKLGFPSARIPIRRTDGELIVDEPYVLVCPTYGGGASISHQNTRPVPPQVIKFLNNAHNRSLIRAVISGGNTNFGTDFGKAGEVISAKCHVPYVYRYELLGTEEDVRIVREGLLANADKLGLIKQP, from the coding sequence ATGCTGGTGGTCTACTACTCCTCCGCGACGGAAAACACTCGACGCTTCGTGGACAAACTCGGCTTCCCCAGCGCTCGAATCCCGATCCGGCGCACCGACGGCGAGCTCATCGTCGACGAACCCTACGTCCTGGTCTGCCCCACTTATGGCGGCGGAGCGTCGATCAGCCACCAGAACACCCGGCCGGTGCCGCCGCAGGTCATTAAGTTCCTCAACAATGCCCACAACCGAAGCCTCATTCGCGCCGTCATCTCCGGCGGCAACACCAACTTCGGCACGGACTTCGGCAAGGCCGGCGAGGTGATCTCGGCCAAATGCCACGTGCCTTACGTCTATCGCTACGAACTGCTGGGAACCGAGGAGGACGTCCGCATCGTGCGGGAAGGCCTCCTCGCCAACGCAGATAAGCTAGGACTTATAAAGCAGCCTTAA
- the nrdF gene encoding class 1b ribonucleoside-diphosphate reductase subunit beta, protein MEQHEYDSYVAEHNKPVKAINWNTIPDDKDQEVWDRLTGNFWLPEKIPVSNDIPTWNKLTAKEQETTMRVFTGLTLLDTIQGTVGAVSLLDDAVTLHEEAVYTNIAFMESVHAKSYSNIFMTLASTPMINDAFRWSEENDNLQTKAKIILSYYEGEDPLKKKVASTLLESFLFYSGFYLPMYFSSHAKLTNTADIIRLIIRDEAVHGYYIGYKYQRGLERADQTRRDELKEYTFDLLYDLYDNEIQYTEDLYDELGWTEDVKRFLRYNANKALNNLGYEGLFPADETKVSPAILSALSPNADENHDFFSGSGSSYVIGTAEDTTDDDWDF, encoded by the coding sequence GTGGAGCAGCATGAGTACGATTCGTACGTCGCCGAGCACAACAAGCCGGTGAAGGCCATCAACTGGAATACCATCCCGGACGACAAAGACCAGGAAGTGTGGGATCGGCTGACCGGAAACTTCTGGCTCCCGGAGAAGATCCCGGTCTCCAACGACATTCCTACGTGGAACAAGCTCACTGCCAAGGAGCAGGAGACCACCATGCGGGTGTTCACGGGACTGACCCTGCTGGACACCATTCAGGGCACCGTCGGTGCAGTCTCCCTGCTGGACGACGCGGTCACGCTGCACGAGGAGGCCGTGTATACCAACATCGCCTTCATGGAGAGCGTTCACGCCAAGAGCTACTCCAATATCTTCATGACCCTGGCGTCCACGCCGATGATTAACGACGCCTTCCGGTGGTCGGAGGAGAACGACAACCTTCAGACGAAGGCGAAGATCATCCTCAGCTACTACGAGGGTGAGGATCCGCTGAAGAAGAAGGTCGCCTCCACGCTGCTGGAATCCTTCCTCTTCTACTCCGGCTTCTACCTGCCGATGTACTTCTCCTCGCACGCGAAGCTCACCAACACGGCGGATATCATCCGCCTGATTATTCGCGACGAGGCCGTTCACGGCTACTACATCGGCTACAAGTACCAGCGAGGCCTTGAGCGGGCGGACCAGACGCGCCGCGACGAGCTCAAGGAGTACACCTTCGACCTGCTCTACGATCTCTACGACAACGAGATCCAGTACACGGAGGACCTCTACGACGAACTGGGCTGGACCGAGGACGTCAAGCGCTTCCTGCGTTACAACGCCAACAAGGCCCTCAACAACTTGGGCTATGAGGGGCTCTTCCCGGCCGACGAGACTAAGGTGTCCCCGGCGATCCTGTCCGCGCTGAGCCCCAACGCCGACGAGAATCACGATTTCTTCTCCGGCTCCGGCTCCTCCTATGTCATCGGTACCGCCGAAGACACGACGGACGACGACTGGGACTTCTAG